From the Triticum urartu cultivar G1812 unplaced genomic scaffold, Tu2.1 TuUngrouped_contig_6468, whole genome shotgun sequence genome, one window contains:
- the LOC125530658 gene encoding elongation factor 1-alpha has translation MGKEKIHISIVVIGHVDSGKSTTTGHLIYKLGGIDKRVIERFEKEAAEMNKRSFKYAWVLDKLKAERERGITIDIALWKFETTKYSCTVIDAPGHRDFIKNMITGTSQADCAVLIIDSTTGGFEAGISKDGQTREHALLAFTLGVKQMICCCNKMDATTPKYSKARYDEIVKEVSSYLKKVGYNPDKVPFVPISGFEGDNMIERSSNLDWYKGPTLLEALDQINEPKRPSDKPLRLPLQDVYKIGGIGTVPVGRVETGVIKPGMVVTFGPTGLTTEVKSVEMHHESLLEALPGDNVGFNVKNVAVKDLKRGYVASNSKDDPAKEAANFTAQVIIMNHPGQISNGYAPVLDCHTSHIAVKFAEIQTKIDRRSGKEIEAAPKFLKNGDAGFVKMIPTKPMVVETFAQYPPLGRFAVRDMRQTVAVGVIKSVEKKDPTGAKVTKAAAKKK, from the exons ATGGGCAAGGAGAAGATCCACATCAGCATTGTGGTCATTGGCCATGTCGACTCTGGCAAGTCAACCACGACTGGCCACCTCATCTACAAGCTTGGAGGCATTGACAAGCGTGTGATCGAGAGGTTCGAGAAGGAAGCCGCTGAGATGAACAAGAGGTCTTTCAAGTACGCCTGGGTGCTTGACAAGCTCAAGGCTGAGCGTGAGAGAGGTATCACCATTGATATTGCTCTGTGGAAGTTCGAGACCACCAAGTACTCGTGCACTGTCATCGATGCTCCTGGTCACCGTGATTTCATCAAGAACATGATCACTGGTACCTCCCAGGCTGATTGTGCTGTGCTTATCATTGACTCCACCACTGGTGGTTTTGAGGCTGGTATCTCCAAGGATGGCCAGACCCGTGAGCACGCTCTCCTTGCTTTCACTCTTGGTGTGAAGCAGATGATCTGCTGCTGCAACAAG atggatgccaccactccCAAGTACTCGAAGGCCCGTTACGATGAAATTGTCAAGGAAGTCTCTTCATACCTGAAGAAGGTCGGTTACAACCCTGACAAGGTTCCCTTTGTCCCCATCTCTGGGTTTGAGGGTGACAACATGATCGAGAGGTCCTCCAACCTTGACTGGTACAAGGGCCCAACCCTGCTTGAGGCGCTTGACCAGATCAATGAGCCCAAGAGGCCCTCCGACAAGCCCCTGCGTCTTCCCCTTCAGGACGTGTACAAGATTGGCGGCATTGGAACTGTGCCAGTGGGGCGTGTTGAGACTGGAGTCATCAAGCCAGGCATGGTTGTCACCTTTGGTCCTACTGGCCTGACCACTGAGGTGAAGTCTGTGGAGATGCACCATGAGTCTCTCCTGGAGGCGCTTCCTGGTGATAATGTCGGCTTCAACGTCAAGAATGTGGCTGTCAAGGATCTCAAGCGTGGGTACGTGGCCTCTAACTCCAAGGACGACCCTGCCAAGGAGGCTGCCAACTTCACCGCCCAGGTCATCATCATGAACCACCCCGGCCAGATCAGCAACGGCTACGCCCCGGTGCTGGACTGCCACACGTCCCACATCGCTGTCAAGTTCGCTGAGATCCAGACCAAGATCGACCGGCGGTCTGGCAAGGAGATTGAGGCGGCGCCCAAGTTCCTCAAGAACGGTGATGCCGGGTTCGTCAAGATGATCCCCACCAAGCCCATGGTGGTGGAGACCTTTGCCCAGTACCCTCCCCTGGGCCGCTTTGCTGTGCGTGACATGAGGCAGACGGTCGCCGTTGGCGTGATCAAGAGCGTGGAGAAGAAGGATCCGACCGGCGCCAAGGTGACCAAGGCTGCGGCCAAGAAGAAATGA